From one Dermatophagoides farinae isolate YC_2012a chromosome 5, ASM2471394v1, whole genome shotgun sequence genomic stretch:
- the LOC124495952 gene encoding nose resistant to fluoxetine protein 6 has translation MMALLNRFRILSSIFLFVIFCTICNSQSTTIDEINDDYEESTTLSTILSSNLNLNHFSWSKSIDNAFDLAFLNDTYAKLINVDRKNSTLINENNDDDDDQLDDCQIDQFIDDIFPANYQVDSNFDFQKAIWTDNIDQTFVIAHRLIDLGRNFSHRLTPLLQRMSRQLSFLAYELQLSPQCMASLVKIGRAINKNELWSFKFLDAAGKIPSGLLEGTLSSVGDYNQCLEIKSPRSQNENLKQFRGKYCFARPIVPHPRGKIIINKDRSLPFGIPTSLIDEISDALYFFNRSMINIGICIPSTCTADEIQLTLNSILYPITKIPIEIGPESRCDSHDKPIVLDNFQWMAIYIYSGLFLLTILASIYEYFLKRSQQQSLSINDPVKSKNDNDENNNKNIGKNNDIIDNNQLTTVNVNNGNESSISSSSSTSTSTSESLQKHSTISCIIVAFSFVSNLRSLFVSKPNNFGSIDFFRLVMLIETIFMHTYYMGTLTASMAVQKKLFTGLATKTLQDKKYGFLRNFHNTDFFFSLTGLLMAYTTLKFLRKTKGRFNFLQFAINMYLRFYPTIFGVILLYYLLPLWDSGPFWHHMDQYFVYACRHQLLSSMLSYNFYDVDLEFLQNHSFCNMATWWANSCFHLILLSPLILLPLYRLKRGFFSILFLILSIIIGCLISISHLMFNGRPYANQWSRMDSIFYESLYTIYYTWPFIHHISTFVFGMLVGYLILDYPKIYFGGRIGECILTIVFIIMSIVGFQWTYTLHTAPSDLFTLLTKSASDLEIYLNITIGKLLWCSGFMWIFYICCTKREFWSKLFDFPALRPLYNLSLQIYLINLIPAIWLTFRTKDTIDFDDMFMFQQTICNVFLTTVLSFFVHLLFDKPVQNILRILEMK, from the exons ATGATGGCATTGTTAAATCGATTTAGGATTTTGtcttcaatatttttgtttgtgattttCTGTACAATTTGTAAttcacaatcaacaacaatcgacgaaatcaatgatgattatgaagaaTCGACTACATTGTCCACAATTCTTTCatccaatttgaatttgaatcattttagCTGGTctaaatcgattgataatgCATTCGATTTGGCTTTTTTAAACGATACATATgcaaaattgattaatgttgatagaaaaaattcaacattaataaatgaaaataatgatgatgatgatgatcaattggatgattgtcaaattgatcaatttattgatgatatttttcctGCCAATTATCAAGTGGATagtaattttgattttcaaaaagcCATATGGACagataatattgatcaaacatTTGTTATTGcacatcgattgattgatttaggACGAAATTTTAGTCATCGTTTAACACCATTATTACAAAGAATGTCCAGACAATTATCATTTCTGGCATATGAATTACAATTATCTCCACAATGTATGGCATCATTAGTCAAGATTGGTAGagcaataaacaaaaatgaattatggTCATTCAAAT TTTTAGATGCAGCTGGAAAAATTCCAAGCGGTCTATTGGAAGGAACGCTATCTAGTGTCggtgattataatcaatgtttAGAAATAAAAAGTCCTCGttcacaaaatgaaaatttaaaacaatttCGTGGTAAATATTGTTTTGCACGTCCTATTGTTCCACATCCTCGtggaaaaattataatcaataagGATCGATCATTACCATTTGGCATACCAACaagtttgattgatgaaatttcagatgcattatattttttcaatcgttcaatgataaacattGGAATTTGTATACCATCCACTTGTACAGctgatgaaattcaattgacattgaattcaattctgtatccaataacaaaaataccAATTGAAATTGGTCCAGAATCTCGTTGTGATTCACATGATAAACCAATTGTTttggataattttcaatggatGGCCAT TTATATCTATTCTGGCCTTTTCTTGTTAACCATTTTAGCATCAATCTATGAATATTTTCTCAAAcgatcacaacaacaatcattatcaatcaatgatcctgtgaaaagcaaaaatgataacgatgaaaataacaacaaaaacattggcaaaaacaatgatattATCGACAATAATCAACTTACAACAGTTAATGTTaacaatggaaatgaaagcagtatatcatcatcatcatcaacatcaacatcaacatcagaatcattacaaaaacattcaactATATCTTGTATTATTGTTGCATTTTCATTCGTATCCAATTTACGATCATTATTCGTTTCGAAACCAAATAATTTcggatcaattgatttttttcgtctaGTAATGTTAATTGAAACAATATTCATGCATACATATTATATGGGCACATTGACAGCCAGTATGGCTGtgcagaaaaaattattcactgGTCTAGCAACGAAAACATTACAAGACAAGAAATATGGATTTCTAcgaaattttcataatacagattttttcttctctttaaC tgGTCTTTTGATGGCATATacaacattgaaatttttgagaAAAACCAAAGgaagatttaattttttacaatttgcCATCAACATGTATTTAAGATTTTATCCAACAATTTTCGGCGTCATTCTTCTCTACTATCTACTACCATTATGGGATAGTGGACCATTCTGGCATCATATGGATCAATATTTTGTATATGCATGTCGCCATCAATTATTGTCCAGTATGCTAAGCTATAATTtctatgatgttgatttggAATTCTTACAGAATCATAGTTTC TGCAATATGGCAACTTGGTGGGCAAATTCTTGTTtccatttgattcttttatCACCATTGATTCTGTTGCCATTATATCGTCTTAAAAGAGGATTCTTTTCGATATTATTCCTTAttttatccattattattggatgtTTAATCAGTATCAGTCATCTAATGTTTAATGGAAGGCCATACGCAAATCAATGGTCACGAATGGATTCCATTTTTTATGAATCTCTTTACACGATTTACTATACATGgccatttattcatcatatttcaACATTTGTATTTGGAATGTTAGTCGGTTATTTGATATTGGATTATCCGAAAATCTATTTCGGTGGTAGAATTGGTGAATGTATTTTAActattgtttttatcatcatgtcaATTGTTGGATTTCAATGGACATATACATTACATACAGCACCATCTGATTTATTTACATTATTAACAAAATCAGCATCAGATTTGGAAATCTATTTAAATATTACCATTGGTAAATTATTATGGTGTTCAGGATTTATGTGGATATTCTATATTTGTTGTACTAAAAGAG AATTTTGgtcaaaattatttgattttccgGCACTTCGTCCTCTATACAATTTATCATTACAAATCTACCTGATAAATTTAATACCAGCTATTTGGTTAACATTTCGAACCAAAGATacaatcgattttgatgatatgtTTATG tTTCAGCAAACAATATGCAATGTTTTCCTCACAACAGTACTATCATTTTTCGTACAtcttttgtttgataaaCCGGTGCAGAATATTCTACGAAttcttgaaatgaaatga
- the LOC124496007 gene encoding troponin I 4, which yields MDDEKMAEKERKRREIRERLEAQLKSSQKKKGFMTPERKKRLRQLLRRKAADEVKRQQEQKEKERQRVIGERTGESKSLPDDVDQLQEICKQYHNRIYKLNEDKWDLELITCLKEYEIADLQSRVNDMRGKFIIPPLKKVSKYQTQLEKMRQWTYKLAKMDMRGALKSVKKEIELDDKHKKTETKPVWAAETKAVKQTVETTEIDAGEIDAGEIDDYDDDEE from the exons atg gatgatgaaaaaatggctGAAAAAGAGCGTAAAAGACGTGAAATTCGTGAACGTCTTGAAGCTCAGCTGAAAAGttcacaaaagaaaaaaggttTCATGACACCTGAACGTAAAAAACGACTTCGT caatTACTTCGTCGTAAAGCAGCCGATGAAGTAAAACGACAACaggaacaaaaagaaaaagaacgACAAAGAGTAATCGGTGAACGAACGGgcgaatcaaaatcattaccAGATGATG TTGATCAATTGCAAGAGATTTGCAAACAATATCATAACAGAATTTACAAACTAAACGAAGATAAATGGGATCTAGAATTGATTACTTGTCTCAAAGAATATGAG ATTGCCGATCTTCAATCACGTGTTAACGATATGAGAGGCAAATT catTATACCACCATTGAAAAAAGTATCCAAATATCAAACACAATTGGAAAAGATGCGTCAATGGACATATAAATTGGCCAAAATGGATATGCGTGGTGCATTGAAATCggtgaaaaaagaaattgaattggatgataaacataaaaaaacagaaacaaaaccaGTATGGGCTGCTGAAACTAAAGCGGTTAAACAAACGGTTGAAACAACCGAAATTGATGCAGGTGAAATTGATGCAGGCgaaatcgatgattatgatgatgatgaagagtGA
- the Ostgamma gene encoding oligosaccharide transferase gamma subunit, producing MIPCTKMIQPRILYHHSRMSCHMILLCLAMIWLIPIINANAKKKESPHMPLEERSEKLIQMSFKRPMIRLNPEKFRTFIGSKQHGQPIRNYTFVVMMTALSPGRQCSVCRSAADEFSIVANSWRYSSLFNPSLFFGFVDYDEGSEIFQQLKINSAPVFLLFSERQMKANTLLIKHADQMDIQRIGFSAETIARWIAEKTSISIRVVRPPNYTASFLLVIFFSLFSIILYVRRNNLDFLGNKTSWSVTALAIVFGMTSGQMWSHIRGPPLMHRSANGISYIHNGSGGQFIIETYIIFVINCAIAAGFIFIIHAVKQSGKIDQKKKKIMLIAGVSLIAIFFSFLMSIFRGKAHGYPYSFLFK from the exons ATGATTCCGTGTACAAAAATGATACAGCCAAGAATTctatatcatcattccaGAATGTCCTGCCACATGATTCTTTTGTGTTTGGCAATGATTTGGCTAATACCAATAATCAATGCCAATGCCAAAAAGAAAGAa tCGCCTCATATGCCTTTAGAGGAAAGAAgcgaaaaattaattcaaatgtCCTTCAAACGGCCAATGATACGCTTGAATCCGGAAAAATTTCGTACATTCATTGGATCAAAACAACATGGTCAACCGATTCGTAATTATACATTCGTTGTCATGATGACTGCATTATCACCGGGACGACAATGTTCTGTATGTCGTTCGGCTGCCGATGAATTTTCCATTGTAGCCAATAGTTGGCGTTATTCATCTTTGTTCAATCCAAGCCTATTTTTCggttttgttgattatgatgaaggGTCTGAAATCTTTCAACAACTTAAAATCAATTCAGCCCCggtgtttttattgtttagTGAACGACAAATGAAAGCAAACACATTATTAATCAAACATGCTGATCAAATGGACATTCAACGAATTGGTTTCTCTGCCGAAACTATTGCTCGTTGGATTGCCGAAAAAACTTCCATCTCGATTCGTGTAGTTCGTCCGCCCAATTATACTGCTTCATTTCTATTGGTTATATTTTTCAGTTTGTTTTCTATCATTCTTTATGTTCGCCGAAATAATCTCGATTTTCTTGGTAACAAAACTTCCTGGTCAGTAACCGCTTTGGCTATTGTTTTTGGTATGACTTCTGGTCAAATGTGGAGCCATATTCGTGGACCACCATTGATGCATCGTTCAGCGAATGGAATATCATACATACATAATGGAAGCGGTGGACAATTCATTATCGAGACTTATATCATCTTTGTCATca ATTGTGCTATTGCCGCTGGtttcatatttattattcatgcCGTTAAACAAAGTGGTAAAATAGatcagaagaaaaagaaaa TAATGTTGATTGCCGGAGTTTCATTGATTGcaatatttttctcattcctGATGTCAATCTTTCGTGGTAAAGCACATGGTTATCCATAtagttttcttttcaaatga
- the LOC124495996 gene encoding ubiquinone biosynthesis O-methyltransferase: MTIKLSFCRRTFLMRKFHLQLSKPNQLKHSKRMIATTMVNEQNSKIHNDVSQLSFKSIDSNELEKFRKFSPKWWKGDELLALRNLNQLRVPFIVDALQSRLNDNYDKVTRCSQFPLKDSKLLDIGCGGGILAESLARLGGNIYGIDPVKENVVVAKNHARISFANTETMIHYESSTIEEFSTIAENQNSFDAVIASEVLEHVDDIKSFLQSSINCIRPGGFLVITTINQTLLSYFGAILISEYILGLLPRGTHEYSKFIPPAALSLILKEDYGCDVAKIHGMFFNPITYQWSWSQDQSVSYALLAIKR; encoded by the exons atgaccattaaattatcattttgtcgTCGTACATTTTTAATgcgaaaatttcatttgcaaTTGTCAAAACCGAACCAATTGAAACATTCAAAGCGTATGATTGCCACAACAATGGTCAacgaacaaaattcaaaaattcacaaCGATGTTTCTCAACTATCATTCAAAAGTATCGACTctaatgaattggaaaagTTTCGAAAATTCTCACCAAAATGGTGGAAAGGTGATGAACTTTTGGCATTAcgaaatttgaatcaattacgTGTGCCTTTTATTGTCGATGCTCTTCAATCTCgtttaaatgataattatgataaaGTAACACGTTGTTCACAATTTCCATTGAAAGATTCAAAATTGTTGGATATTGGTTGTGGTGGAGGCATACTTGCCGAATCCTTAGCTCGTTTAGGTGGCAATATATATGGTATTGATCCGGTCAAAgagaatgttgttgttgccaaaaATCATGCACGTATTTCATTTGCCAACACCGAAACCATGATCCATTATGAATCATCGACAATAGAAGAATTCAGCACCATTGCTgagaatcaaaattcatttgatgctGTAATTGCAAGTGAAGTACTTGaacatgttgatgatatcaaAAGCTTTTTACAAAGTTCCATCAATTGTATCCGTCCCGGTGGTTTTCTAGTTAtcacaacaatcaatcaaacattgtTATCATATTTTGGAGCAATTCTTATTTCCGAGTATATTCTTGGATTATTGCCACGAGGAACACATGAATATTCGAAATTTATTCCACCGGCAGCATTAAGTTTGATATTGAAAGAGGatt ATGGTTGCGATGTTGCCAAAATTCATGGAATGTTTTTCAATCCAATTACCTATCAATGGAGCTGGTCACAGGATCAATCTGTTTCGTATGCATTATTGGCTATAAAACGTTAA
- the LOC124495986 gene encoding uncharacterized protein LOC124495986, which yields MSKELKHFDEQRIERSDRFDDYRELIEERFDQRRVERSDRFDDRRERLEEKFDENRRERYDRFDDREERFDREEIREQWQYRNRDDNRMDERRERLDTDRRRETESNDRRSDDRIDMDRRNDERSNEFSRDNEHLHDNERCERSDNDELWTIESRFNRRENEEMTNSERRQEQRRENHINHLSQYWRMDQFFKPDSTNLATNLLTNSVPILLAFLATYKFFNDKKSFI from the coding sequence atgagcaaagaattgaaacattttgatGAGCAAAGAATTGAACGTTCTGATCGATTTGATGACTATCGAGAACTAATTGAAGAACGATTTGATCAACGGAGAGTTGAACGCTCTGATCGATTTGATGACCGTCGCGAACGTCTTGAAGAGAAATTCGATGAAAACCGTCGCGAACGTTATGATCGATTTGATGACCGTGAAGAACGTTTTGATCGAGAAGAAATTCGAGAACAATGGCAATACCGTAATAGAGATGATAACCGAATGGATGAACGACGAGAACGATTGGACACCGATAGACGAAGAGAAACGGAATCAAATGATCGTCGATCCGATGATCGAATTGATATGGACAGACGTAACGATGAacgatcaaatgaatttagcCGTGACAATGAACATCTACACGACAATGAACGTTGTGAACgtagtgataatgatgaattatggACTATTGAATCAAGATTCAATCGACGTGAAAATGAAGAGATGACCAATTCGGAACGACGTCAAGAACAACGTCGTGAAAATCATATTAATCATTTGTCACAATATTGGCGTatggatcaatttttcaaaccaGATTCAACCAATCTGGCAACAAATTTATTGACCAATTCAGTACCAATTCTTTTGGCATTCTTAGCAACgtacaaatttttcaatgacaaaaagtcattcatttaa